A window of the Drosophila simulans strain w501 chromosome 2L, Prin_Dsim_3.1, whole genome shotgun sequence genome harbors these coding sequences:
- the LOC6731608 gene encoding coiled-coil domain-containing protein 43, whose product MSATDEFQSWLNEQLRKLNTDENVFGSYIVGILEGDETTDEKTEALEGILSETGSANIDELVATILQKWLQSHPSADDPPKKGLDIDVNAQLAKLLEQQKLQPAVNKEREYTEEERRIKQQILAQYSQTVVANEDDEDSEEESEDDSGTLTRNTNKSDVQALAKEKREQARMDSAAKKQKDKEDREKQKQLREEKKEKRKTVKGERRR is encoded by the exons ATGAGCGCCACTGATGAGTTCCAGAGCTGGCTCAACGAGCAGCTGCGCAAACTGAACACCGACGAGAACGTTTTCGGCTCGTATATCGTTGGAATTTTGGAGGGCGACGAAACTACAGATGAAAAAACCGAAGCTCTCGAGGGAATCCTCAGCGAAACAGGT TCCGCCAATATTGACgaactggtggccaccatACTCCAAAAGTGGCTACAGAGCCATCCCAGCGCCGATGATCCGCCCAAAAAGGGTCTGGACATCGATGTGAATGcccagttggccaagttgctGGAGCAACAGAAGCTACAACCCGCCGTTAACAAGGAGCGTGAATACACCGAGGAGGAGCGTCGCATCAAGCAGCAGATCCTAGCTCAATACTCCCAG ACTGTCGTTGCCaacgaggacgacgaggattCCGAGGAGGAGAGCGAGGATGACAGTGGGACCCTCACCAGGAACACCAACAAATCGGATGTCCAGGCGCTTGCCAAGGAGAAGCGGGAGCAGGCGCGAATGGATAGTgcggccaaaaagcaaaaggacAAGGAGGAtcgggaaaagcaaaagcaattGCGCGAGGAAAAGAAGGAGAAACGCAAAACCGTCAAAGGCGAACGGCGTCGATAA
- the LOC6739228 gene encoding uncharacterized protein LOC6739228 isoform X10, with protein sequence MIFSTDSHWQSLLAGRIPVASMTGPIKRGLLWQQRDRLFSRWKERYFVLTRDYLHCFKRASGSANERASDMGQFIFKVKLVDVEKVEWLNRRSYSAIGLLLGREGRVLLRCDDGLEDWFELLEECTMTSKERRRALKIAQGPRSRASLAAPVSHASLQFQHFGLGGTYSSALDDWLMTNGTGGLARHKIGAGSLNGYGGANPFLFSDSVPDLSALNNENHNHHLSGISTNHSTPQKIPHHSNANLSRYSNGYVSAQNSFTQAGALYGSPRRIFINSSFGSNQVVDEETEETEVQLRRPRLFRGVSATPDNGNELDRDWLYRKPRAPTDMRHSVQPMLPTGGGSNIGLAKTELDCSAHDSGLDTPPSTHRPSSYREASRDSTETNGSSSRGTLLNNSSPGGSFRAKKLSTQVSNLNQLNSLNGSRYSVQDQRILKMRNNEEDRCASIKMANRLNQNQEPATYDPNQNRYYKNGNATPPTSLTPQHTPQHKLMMMHHGNGNGNMGTLNGNTNGSDRMNGSAIFRERYQHPALAAIINEAQGLKFREESENMW encoded by the exons ATACTTTGTGCTCACTCGTGACTACTTGCACTGCTTCAAAAGAGCCTCGGGATCGGCCAATGAACGTGCCTCGGATATGGGACAGTTTATCTTCAAG GTCAAGCTGGTGGACGTGGAGAAGGTGGAGTGGCTGAATCGGCGCTCCTACAGCGCCATTGGACTGCTACTGGGTCGCGAGGGTCGTGTTCTCCTCCGCTGCGATGATGGCCTCGAGGATTGGTTCGAGCTGCTGGAG GAATGTACAATGACCTCCAAGGAGCGCAGACGAGCCCTGAAGATTGCCCAAGGACCCAGATCCCGAGCCTCCTTGGCTGCTCCCGTTTCGCATGCTTCGCTGCAGTTCCAGCACTTTGGACTGGGAGGCACTTACTCGAGTGCCCTGGACGACTGGCTGATGACGAATGGAACCGGTGGCCTGGCCCGCCACAAGATTGGAGCTGGCAGTCTGAACGGCTATGGCGGGGCCAATCCCTTCCTGTTCTCCGATTCGGTGCCGGATCTGAGTGCTCTTAACAACGAAAACCACAATCACCACCTGAGCGGCATCAGCACGAACCACTCGACGCCGCAAAAGATCCCGCACCACAGCAATGCGAATCTCAGTCGATACTCCAATGGATATGTGTCGGCCCAGAACAGTTTCACCCAGGCCGGAGCACTCTACGGATCGCCCAGGAGGATCTTCATCAACAGCAGCTTCGGTTCCAACCAGGTGGTGGATGAGGAGACCGAGGAGACGGAAGTTCAGCTGCGGAGGCCCAGACTGTTCCGGGGAGTTAGCGCTACTCCGGATAATGGCAACGAACTGGACCGCGATTGGCTGTATCGGAAGCCAAGGGCGCCCACTGATATGAGGCACTCAG ttcAACCAATGTTACCCActggcggcggcagcaacatcgggCTGGCCAAAACCGAACTGGACTGTTCGGCCCATGATAGTGGCCTGGACACGCCCCCATCGACGCACCGCCCCTCGAGCTACCGGGAGGCGAGCAGGGACAGCACGGAGACCAATGGCAGTTCGTCGAGGGGAACCCTGCTGAACAACTCATCGCCAGGTGGCAGTTTTCGAGCCAAGAAGCTGAGCACCCAAGTAAGCAATCTCAATCAGCTGAATTCCCTGAACGGATCGAGATACTCGGTGCAGGATCAGCGCATCCTGAAGATGCGCAACAACGAGGAGGATCGCTGTGCCTCCATCAAGATGGCCAATCGGCTCAATCAGAATCAGGAGCCGGCCACCTACGATCCCAACCAGAATCGTTACTATAAGAACGgaaatgccacgccccccactTCACTGACGCCCCAGCATACGCCGCAGCACaagctgatgatgatgcacCATGGCAATGGGAACGGCAACATGGGCACCCTGAATGGCAACACCAACGGATCGGATCGCATGAACGGATCGGCCATTTTCCGAGAGCGCTACCAACATCCCGCCCTGGCCGCCATCATCAACGAAGCCCAGGGCCTTAAGTTTCGAG AAGAATCAGAAAATATGTGGTAA
- the LOC6731607 gene encoding uncharacterized protein LOC6731607, whose amino-acid sequence MRSRTELVTTTFEESDEDDFSPDDSDSEEDWRPTKKRPSKPSGSDGGRKRKSAAATASKAKRRMAKVSDEESDEEDDLETDPSDDDFDFPSASTSKRPQSLPPKKQFVKLSQLDLLVKKSDLMENDWLKNNRLCLWRKDEQTNLLQKYLRVKSAAEEEELLFTSSSVYSSWDDQQTSDFIEVKVNCLDPNNRRIKLHDLEAVKKISVELQSERNKKATSDREDTSEAEEDKPNEADS is encoded by the exons ATGCGAAGTCGCACGGAACTGGTGACCACCACTTTCGAGGAGAGCGACGAGGATGACTTCAGTCCGGACGATTCTGACTCCGAGGAGGACTGGCGACCCACCAAGAAACGTCCGTCCAAGCCATCTGGCTCCGATGGCGGCAGGAAGCGGAAATCGGCGGCAGCCACTGCCTCGAAGGCCAAGCGCCGGATGGCCAAGGTGAGCGACGAGGAGTCCGACGAAGAGGATGACCTAGAAACCGATCCCAGCGACGACGACTTTGACTTCCCGTCGGCCAGCACTTCGAAGCGACCACAGAGTCTGCCGCCCAAGAAGCAATTTGTTAAGTTAAGCCAACTGGATTTGCTGGTAAAAAAGTCTGATCTTATGGAAAACGACTGGCTGAAGAACAATCGCTTGTGTCTGTGGCGCAAGGATGAACAGACGAATCTGCTCCAGAAGTATCTGCGGGTCAAGTCGGctgccgaggaggaggagctgctctTCACCTCCAGTTCTGTA TATTCCAGTTGGGATGATCAGCAGACGAGCGACTTCATAGAGGTCAAAGTCAACTGCTTGGATCCCAACAACAGACGCATTAAACTGCACGATCTGGAGGCGGTTAAGAAAATCTCCGTGGAACTACAATCAGAGCGAAATAAGAAAGCGACATCGGACAGAGAAGACACttcggaggcggaggaggataAGCCAAATGAAGCTGATTCTTAA
- the LOC6739228 gene encoding uncharacterized protein LOC6739228 isoform X9 → MIFSTDSHWQSLLAGRIPVASMTGPIKRGLLWQQRDRLFSRWKERYFVLTRDYLHCFKRASGSANERASDMGQFIFKVKLVDVEKVEWLNRRSYSAIGLLLGREGRVLLRCDDGLEDWFELLEECTMTSKERRRALKIAQGPRSRASLAAPVSHASLQFQHFGLGGTYSSALDDWLMTNGTGGLARHKIGAGSLNGYGGANPFLFSDSVPDLSALNNENHNHHLSGISTNHSTPQKIPHHSNANLSRYSNGYVSAQNSFTQAGALYGSPRRIFINSSFGSNQVVDEETEETEVQLRRPRLFRGVSATPDNGNELDRDWLYRKPRAPTDMRHSVQPMLPTGGGSNIGLAKTELDCSAHDSGLDTPPSTHRPSSYREASRDSTETNGSSSRGTLLNNSSPGGSFRAKKLSTQVSNLNQLNSLNGSRYSVQDQRILKMRNNEEDRCASIKMANRLNQNQEPATYDPNQNRYYKNGNATPPTSLTPQHTPQHKLMMMHHGNGNGNMGTLNGNTNGSDRMNGSAIFRERYQHPALAAIINEAQGLKFRERAYSDSQQRRLNNNNGPTPQPASPLAQRRNNGGLGSGVGSGAIYGTPTRV, encoded by the exons ATACTTTGTGCTCACTCGTGACTACTTGCACTGCTTCAAAAGAGCCTCGGGATCGGCCAATGAACGTGCCTCGGATATGGGACAGTTTATCTTCAAG GTCAAGCTGGTGGACGTGGAGAAGGTGGAGTGGCTGAATCGGCGCTCCTACAGCGCCATTGGACTGCTACTGGGTCGCGAGGGTCGTGTTCTCCTCCGCTGCGATGATGGCCTCGAGGATTGGTTCGAGCTGCTGGAG GAATGTACAATGACCTCCAAGGAGCGCAGACGAGCCCTGAAGATTGCCCAAGGACCCAGATCCCGAGCCTCCTTGGCTGCTCCCGTTTCGCATGCTTCGCTGCAGTTCCAGCACTTTGGACTGGGAGGCACTTACTCGAGTGCCCTGGACGACTGGCTGATGACGAATGGAACCGGTGGCCTGGCCCGCCACAAGATTGGAGCTGGCAGTCTGAACGGCTATGGCGGGGCCAATCCCTTCCTGTTCTCCGATTCGGTGCCGGATCTGAGTGCTCTTAACAACGAAAACCACAATCACCACCTGAGCGGCATCAGCACGAACCACTCGACGCCGCAAAAGATCCCGCACCACAGCAATGCGAATCTCAGTCGATACTCCAATGGATATGTGTCGGCCCAGAACAGTTTCACCCAGGCCGGAGCACTCTACGGATCGCCCAGGAGGATCTTCATCAACAGCAGCTTCGGTTCCAACCAGGTGGTGGATGAGGAGACCGAGGAGACGGAAGTTCAGCTGCGGAGGCCCAGACTGTTCCGGGGAGTTAGCGCTACTCCGGATAATGGCAACGAACTGGACCGCGATTGGCTGTATCGGAAGCCAAGGGCGCCCACTGATATGAGGCACTCAG ttcAACCAATGTTACCCActggcggcggcagcaacatcgggCTGGCCAAAACCGAACTGGACTGTTCGGCCCATGATAGTGGCCTGGACACGCCCCCATCGACGCACCGCCCCTCGAGCTACCGGGAGGCGAGCAGGGACAGCACGGAGACCAATGGCAGTTCGTCGAGGGGAACCCTGCTGAACAACTCATCGCCAGGTGGCAGTTTTCGAGCCAAGAAGCTGAGCACCCAAGTAAGCAATCTCAATCAGCTGAATTCCCTGAACGGATCGAGATACTCGGTGCAGGATCAGCGCATCCTGAAGATGCGCAACAACGAGGAGGATCGCTGTGCCTCCATCAAGATGGCCAATCGGCTCAATCAGAATCAGGAGCCGGCCACCTACGATCCCAACCAGAATCGTTACTATAAGAACGgaaatgccacgccccccactTCACTGACGCCCCAGCATACGCCGCAGCACaagctgatgatgatgcacCATGGCAATGGGAACGGCAACATGGGCACCCTGAATGGCAACACCAACGGATCGGATCGCATGAACGGATCGGCCATTTTCCGAGAGCGCTACCAACATCCCGCCCTGGCCGCCATCATCAACGAAGCCCAGGGCCTTAAGTTTCGAG AGCGGGCCTACTCGGACAGTCAGCAGCGTCgcctcaacaacaacaatggacCGACCCCCCAACCAGCCTCGCCCCTCGCCCAGCGCCGGAATAATGGTGGACTCGGATCCGGAGTCGGATCGGGGGCTATATATGGCACGCCCACGCGTGTATAG